GATGTGGCTATTGGCTATCAGGATGCAGCGTTTAAAGCTGAACGTGGCAACACCCAGTTCGGTGGTCCGTCAAAAGGCGTTCACCGGTCTTGGCTGATGATCTCAGGTGTGAAGTAAACACCACACTCTGATCGAAATTTTATAATTATAAAATGCCGTAGGTGGTCGTAGTCATCTGCGGCATTTTTATATTTACCGCGATTTTGGGACTGCTCTCAGATCCAACCGGCGCCGGATCGCGTCATGGACTTTGGGCGTCAGGCGGAAATTCCACATGATCAAAACACCGATGAGAGAAAAGACCATGGGCACCAGGGTCGAAATGTATTTCACGGCGGTCATGGCGGTTTCGGAATTGTCCTGTGCTCCCGGCTGAAAGCCGAAGAAGCCGAACGCAACCAGCGTTAGCCCGCCCATGGCGATCCCAATTTTGTTGGTCAGAAACAGCACCGATAAATGCAGCCCGGCTTCTTCAGACCCGTTTTTCCAATGATCATAATCCGCGGCGTCGGCGGCCAGCCCAATCGGCATCATCCATTTCCCATCGGCGGCGGCCCCCAACAGCAAGTAAGGAAAAATCACCGCGAACAACGAGCCAGATGGAATCACGCTCAACAGCAAAAACCCGAGCACCATACAGATCCCGGCAAAGGCCAAGCCGCGCCCGCGTCCCACCCAGCGCGCGATGTAGCCCCAGGCCGGAACGGTGATCAGCGCAAACCCCTGCATGATCACAATCAGCAGTAAAAAGTTCTGCGGCATTTTTAAAATGTAGGCCAAGTAAAAGGGTTGCGCCGCGGCCCACAACTGCACACTGATTTGCAGAAAGAAATTCCCCATCACCATACGAGCAAAGGGCTTGTTGCGTTGAAACAGGCGCAGAGTCTTTGCCCAGTTGATTGGCGCTGGTGGTTTTATCCCTTCCTTCACCGAGAACAGACAGGCGGCTACGGTCACCGGCAACAACACCAGCACCACGATCGCAATCAAAAACATAATCTCTTGATAGGGCACATTGCCTTGGCCGTTGAAGGCCAAGATGCGGTCGAGCCGGTCTGGCACATCGACGCTGCCATCCATCGCCCAGCCGAAAACGCTTTGTTTAAGCGTTGCGCTTTGTGGGCTGAGAAAAAAGAACGGAATTAAAAGGCACAGAAAAACGCCAAAGGTGTTGAACAGCCCGAGGAAGACATTAATGCGCGTGCGTTGCTTGTAGTCATTGTTCAGTTCTGCTCCCCAGGCCTGATGGGGAATAAACACCATGGTCCAAGATACATAAACAAACACCACAGCCACTTGCAGACCCAGCGTCGTCATGTCGTCTGACGGGACAAACAGATTCCATACCGCCAGCATCAGCAGTGGTGCGCCTGCCAAAATCCACGGCCGCCGTCGCCCTAACCGCGACGTGGTGCGGTCCGAGAGAAACCCGATCAATGGGTCAGATACCGCATCCACCAAGCGCGCAAAAATCAGGGCCGCTCCAACCGCGGCCACATCAAACCCCAAGTCTTGCGCATAGAAGCTGGGCAGAAACAGAACCAAGGGGACGAACGCCACCGTCACCGGGGTCAGGGGCGAGGCAAACGCGGCCAGCCGCCACATATTTTGTTTTTCCATTCTGCCGTCCCCATAAGTTCTGTGATCAGCGCATAGCTGTGAAACGTTCAGCCTATTGCGTCAAACGTGATGTGCATACTCGTCAGGCCGCGCAGAATAAAACTCGGCGCGTGTTCTGGGGCAGAATGGTTGGGGTCCAAAGCGATGTTATCCAGGCGTGTTAACAGGGCCGTGATGGCAATCTCCAATTCCTTGCGCGCCAACATCTGTCCGATGCAGCGGTGAATGCCATGACTAAAGGCTAAATGCCTGTTCGCGTTTTTACGGGTCACATCCAGTTTTGCGGCCGCTGCAAATTTCTTGTCGTCTCGATTGGCTGCGCCGTAGGCCACATAGATCTTTGCGCCTTTGGGAATGTTGTATTCACCTAACACCGTGTCCTGTGTCGCCGTTCTAAACAGACCCTGAACCGGGCTTTCCAGCCGTAAGGACTCTTCGACGAAATTGGGGACCAAAGATAAATCATCGCGCAACATTTGCTGTTGGTCCGGATGTTCAATCAAAAGCAACATCGACTTGGCCAAGTGATTACGTGTGGTTTCGTTGCCAGCCACCAACAGCTGCTGAATGATGGCCAGCAGTTCTTCCGTGCTGAGGGAGCTGCCATCGTCATGTGTCGCGGCGACCAGCTCTGATAAAATGTCCGTTGCGGGGGTCTGCTTTTTCTCGGCGATGCGCTCCACAAAGTAATGTTGGTACTCAATAATCAGTCGGGTGCATTCCAGCTTGCGCTCGGGGCTCAGCATGATCCCCAAGGTTTCAATAATCGCATCCGTCCAGATTTTAAACTTATCCAAATCAGACTGCGGCGCGCCCAGCTGATCCGCAATCACACCCAGCGGCAACGGCACCGCGAACGCTGTAAAAAAGTCGCAGCGACCCTGATTGATAAAACCATCAATCAGCTGTTGGGTGTGATGGGTCAGGTAGTCTTCCATGCGTCGCACAATCGGGCCGGTGAAAGTCCGGTCCACCAGCTTGCGATAAAACGTGTGGCTCGGCGGGTCGACCTGGCTCAGCACATCGTTGACGATGTAGCCGTCTTTCTTGAACAGCGCATCGCTTTCAGACGTGTCTGGTCCTCCGACATCGGTGCGCATATCAATTTCGGACGAGAACACCTCCCAGTTGGTCAGCGCCTCCACCGCCAAGTCGTAATCGGCGATCATCCATAGGTCTGTTGCGGCGTCGTAATGCACAGCTTCTTGTGCGTGCATCGCTTTGTAATAAGGGTAAGGACATTGCTGCACAGCCGGGTCGGCAATGGTGAGGGCGTCCAGGGGTTTTGTTTCTTCGGTCATGCCGCCGCTCATGATAGTGATCCCGGTGCAGGTTTTAAGATACCGGCGTCGCGCAAACGCTCAATGTGTGCTTTCACCAACACCGGGCCTTCGCTGCCCACCTCCATCGGTGTTTCAAGAAAACAATCCAATGGAAAGCCAGGGTAATCTTTGTAGGCTTGCACAATGGCATCCGGATTAAAGCGGGCCAGAGCATTCTCATGGGCTGAGGCCCGGGCGCGGCGCAACGCGCCAAGATCAATCCGACCGACCTGGGGAATGATCCCAGGTCCATCCGCATGGGTCGCCAAGTTACCGTTAAAATCAATCAGGCTGGAGTGGCCTCGGTTCATCCCGGTAATTGCCATACCCGGCGCAAATTGTTCGCTGCCGGCATTCGCGCAGGCGACATAGGTCATGTTCTCAGAAGCATGGGCCCGCTTGGCCGACCACCACGCTGGCACCCGCTCGCTGTGAATTTCCGAGGTCGGGTTGCAAATCACTTCAGCACCTTTCAGCGCCATCATTCGCCACAGCTCTGGCCAGTTCGAATCAAAACAAATGGCCGTGCCCAAAACACCAATGTCGGTGTCGACCACTGGGATCAGCGCGTCAAACCCGTAGCGTTCCACATAGTCTGTGTAGATGTTGCCCGGGGTGGTGATGTTCAGGATGCCATTCAGGTCGGCGCATTGCAGCTTGCGATAACGCAGAATGATCTCACCCTGCGGTGAGATGATGATCGACGTGTTGAAATACCGTCGCGGCCACTCGGGGTCATATTCCAAAACTGCGCCGCAGAGGTAAACGCCTGTGTCTTTGGCGAAGGCGGCCAATGTGTCGGTTTCCGGGCCGGGCACCCGAATGCCCATCTTCTCCCAGTAATCCAAATCGCCCGGGGTCGAGCCCTGTAAAAAGAACTCCGGAAAAATCACCAGGCGTGTGGTTGGCCGCGCGGCAAACATGCGCGCCAGCCCCAAACCTCGCGCCATATTGTCGGCAATGGCTTCGTCCCGATCATGCGGACCAGTGGCAAACCGCTCATGGGTTTGCATTAGCAACACATCGTAGACCGGTGCTGCTGCGGCATCGTTCTCCGTCGGATGCGCTATCGGTGTTGCGGCCACCTGCTCATAAGCTTTGGCGTAAAGCGCGGTGCGCAGTTGCGCCGGAAAGTTGATCCAGGGTTCGCTGCGCCGGGTGCGTAAAGACGAAATGTCCATCACGGCAGAAGCCGGTGACTCTGTGGAAGACGCCATCAGTGCGCCGGAATGATTCCAAACTTCTGCCAGCCCGGTAATCGGCTCACCGGGAATAAGCTGATGGGCGTCATCGACAACACCTGACAACGCCGCGCTGGTCATCGCCACAATACTTTCCCAGCACCGCGCACCGCGCGACATGTGGCGGGCGTTGGTGCGGTGGTTGGCGATCTCGATGGTCGGGTTCAAAATAATTTCTGCCCCTTTAAACAGGCAGGCCCGTACATACTCCGGATGGGTAACGTCGTCTTTAGGCAGGCAGGCGAGATCACCGTGGGGTGTGGTCAATACGGCAAACTCAAAGGCCTCTTTTTGATCAGACACCATTTGATCAGATACGAGGGTCTGGGTCAGCGCGATCTCGCCCGTTGGATCAATGATAAATCCCGTGTGCCCGTCGCCAAACCGGTCAGAAGCCGCGATATAAACGCCCAACTCTACTGCCGCCGCTTTCAGCTCAGCCAGCGGCGGGTTCTCGCATGATTCTGCCACCTCACCGAAGCCACCGCTCAGCACATAGGCGGGCAGCACGATCACTTTGAGGCCCGGCGTGGTGATGGCCAGTGTTCGCGCCGCTTGCGCCGCACGAGCCGCATTCAGGGTCAGGTGATGGTCAACATGTCCGCTGACGGCCTGTAGCGGCAGCCCGGCGATGGTGTAGTGCAGGGGATTGGTCATAGGTCTCTCTCTTGATGCTCAACGTTCATACAGAGGAGACCGCGTTCAATAAGGCATTGCCATACCCCCGCTCATATGGTTCGCATTGCGAACCGTTAATTTTCGAGAGGTCGAATAGGGGCTATGGCTGATCGTGTTCGATCTCTCAAGCGTGGGCTCGATATCCTCACGGCGCTCAATGCGTACAATGGCGCAACGCTGCCATTTCTGGCGAAGTCTACGGGCCTGAACCGCGGCACCGTGTACCGCATGCTTCTGACCCTTCAAGACGAGGGTTTTGTGCGTCGTGATACAGAGGAGCGCTATTGGTTGTGCGGCAAGGTGCAAGCCTTGGCTGACGGCTATCACGATGAACAGTGGATTGATGACATTGTCAGGCCAGCCATCAAAGAGGTGGGGCAATCCTTGTTGTGGCCCGTTTCACTTGTCACGCCGTCCGGCTTGTCCATGCTGGTCAGAATCACGACGGATCATGACAGTCCGCTTGCTGTTCATCACGTCCCGACGGGGTGGCGCAATCCCATTGCGGGCAGTGCGTCGGGTCAGGTTTATCTCGCCTACTGTGATGATGCCCAGCGGGAAACCGTGCTTGATCTGGTGTGCACGTCCTCTAAAGATCCGCGAGATCAAGTTGCTCAAAATCGCACACAGTTCGACGTGATTATGAAGATGGTCCGGCACAAAGGTTTTGCTTACGCCAACCTCCAAGGCCGCGAATTTGCCTACGCTTTGCCGGTTCTGACTCAAAATAGGTATCTCGCCAGTTTGGTCATCCGTGTGCTCGAGAACGCACTGCGTCCCGCCGAGGTGATTGAAAAAATTATCCCGAAACTTAAAAAGACAGCTCTTCAGATTGGCGAAGAGTTCAGCGCGATGGTGTCTTAGAGGCTCAGCGTCCCGATACTTCGGAACGTCAAAGCCAAGTATAGAGTAACGAACCAGAGGACGACCAAACCAATTGTGAAAAAGGGCTTCCTCAGCCCGCGCCGCGCGCGCTGCTGTTCTTGAGCCGTCGAAGGCTGTGCCGCTAAAACTTCATCCATAGAGCGGGCCGCTGGGGCATAAAGACCCTTAAAATTTTGTGGCCTCGCCGGATCCGCCTGCTGAATCGAAGCAAGCCCCGAACCTTTGATCATCCACCGTGGGACTGTAAAAGTCTTTTGTCCAGGAATATCAAGCCACTGCCGAAGTTTGAGAATAATTTCCTTGAGGCTCAGAACATTCGGCCCCACCGGCTCTATCATCTTGCGGCTAAACGACGACGCCTCTGCCAATTCGCAGATAATGCCAACCAAGTCTTCCATGCAGATGGGTTGATAGCGTTCCTCACCGCTGCCCGGGATCAGCGCCGCGCCCGGCCCGACCGCCAGGGTTTGTAGCAGGGAGCTTCCTTCGAAAGTTCCACCAAAAACACTCCGGGCGTAGATCAGAGTGGGTCGCACAATCACCCAGTTCAGATCAGACGTTTTCAAGCTGTCCTCTAGGGCTGATGGGGCTCCATCCACATGAACAAAGCGCATAACACCGCGTTCCAGGCAGGCGTTCAGAAGGGTGTCTGGAGTTTTAGCCAAGCCCGTGCAGTGAACGACTGCGTCCACACCCGCTAAAAAATCTCGCCACTGATCAGCAGTTTTCAGTTTCGCCACATCCGCGCGATGAGACACAAAACGCGGATGGCTTGCCAGCGATGGAGGTGTTTTGCCGCGATGCAGCCCAACCACGGTGTGACGCCGCTCCAGCAAGGCCGCCACCACGTGGCGCCCAATGAAGCCGGTCGCGCCGATCACCAAGAGCTTAGCCATGGGAGGAGTCATCCCTGCTCATGATAGCAATTCCTGCACAATCCCGTTCAATACCAGTCGTCCACGCCGTGTTGTTCGAAGTATATCTGAAGATAACTGTATAAGCTTCTCAGATTCCATCATCTTCAGGCTCTCTTCAGAGATTACTTTAAATCGAGGCACACCTGTAACACGTTCCAAGTGACCCAAATCCAGACCTTCGTCTAGCCGCAACCCCATTAACACCATTTCTATGGCCCGGTCTTCTTGTCCGATTGCGGTCTCGCTCTGTGTCCCATGGCCATCAGACGCCACGCGTTTCAGCCATTGTGCCGGGGGTTTAAGACGCTGGGTTGCATAGAGTGCGTCGCCAACCTGAACCCGGCCATGCGCTCCGGGGCCAATCCCGGCGTAGGCTCCGCCCTTCCACACGTGGACATTATGCCGGCTGGCATCTCCAGTTCGGGCATGATTGGACACCTCATAGGAGTGAAGCCCGGCGGCTGCCAGCAGGTCCTGAGTCAGGTCGAACAACTCAGAGCCGCTATTTTCATCCGGCAAGGTAAACGCCCCTCGCTCGTAGTCTTTCTTGAACGGTGTCTGGTCTTCAA
This genomic stretch from Rhodospirillaceae bacterium harbors:
- a CDS encoding MFS transporter, with the translated sequence MEKQNMWRLAAFASPLTPVTVAFVPLVLFLPSFYAQDLGFDVAAVGAALIFARLVDAVSDPLIGFLSDRTTSRLGRRRPWILAGAPLLMLAVWNLFVPSDDMTTLGLQVAVVFVYVSWTMVFIPHQAWGAELNNDYKQRTRINVFLGLFNTFGVFLCLLIPFFFLSPQSATLKQSVFGWAMDGSVDVPDRLDRILAFNGQGNVPYQEIMFLIAIVVLVLLPVTVAACLFSVKEGIKPPAPINWAKTLRLFQRNKPFARMVMGNFFLQISVQLWAAAQPFYLAYILKMPQNFLLLIVIMQGFALITVPAWGYIARWVGRGRGLAFAGICMVLGFLLLSVIPSGSLFAVIFPYLLLGAAADGKWMMPIGLAADAADYDHWKNGSEEAGLHLSVLFLTNKIGIAMGGLTLVAFGFFGFQPGAQDNSETAMTAVKYISTLVPMVFSLIGVLIMWNFRLTPKVHDAIRRRLDLRAVPKSR
- a CDS encoding cytochrome P450: MTEETKPLDALTIADPAVQQCPYPYYKAMHAQEAVHYDAATDLWMIADYDLAVEALTNWEVFSSEIDMRTDVGGPDTSESDALFKKDGYIVNDVLSQVDPPSHTFYRKLVDRTFTGPIVRRMEDYLTHHTQQLIDGFINQGRCDFFTAFAVPLPLGVIADQLGAPQSDLDKFKIWTDAIIETLGIMLSPERKLECTRLIIEYQHYFVERIAEKKQTPATDILSELVAATHDDGSSLSTEELLAIIQQLLVAGNETTRNHLAKSMLLLIEHPDQQQMLRDDLSLVPNFVEESLRLESPVQGLFRTATQDTVLGEYNIPKGAKIYVAYGAANRDDKKFAAAAKLDVTRKNANRHLAFSHGIHRCIGQMLARKELEIAITALLTRLDNIALDPNHSAPEHAPSFILRGLTSMHITFDAIG
- a CDS encoding nitrilase-related carbon-nitrogen hydrolase — translated: MTNPLHYTIAGLPLQAVSGHVDHHLTLNAARAAQAARTLAITTPGLKVIVLPAYVLSGGFGEVAESCENPPLAELKAAAVELGVYIAASDRFGDGHTGFIIDPTGEIALTQTLVSDQMVSDQKEAFEFAVLTTPHGDLACLPKDDVTHPEYVRACLFKGAEIILNPTIEIANHRTNARHMSRGARCWESIVAMTSAALSGVVDDAHQLIPGEPITGLAEVWNHSGALMASSTESPASAVMDISSLRTRRSEPWINFPAQLRTALYAKAYEQVAATPIAHPTENDAAAAPVYDVLLMQTHERFATGPHDRDEAIADNMARGLGLARMFAARPTTRLVIFPEFFLQGSTPGDLDYWEKMGIRVPGPETDTLAAFAKDTGVYLCGAVLEYDPEWPRRYFNTSIIISPQGEIILRYRKLQCADLNGILNITTPGNIYTDYVERYGFDALIPVVDTDIGVLGTAICFDSNWPELWRMMALKGAEVICNPTSEIHSERVPAWWSAKRAHASENMTYVACANAGSEQFAPGMAITGMNRGHSSLIDFNGNLATHADGPGIIPQVGRIDLGALRRARASAHENALARFNPDAIVQAYKDYPGFPLDCFLETPMEVGSEGPVLVKAHIERLRDAGILKPAPGSLS
- a CDS encoding helix-turn-helix domain-containing protein, with translation MADRVRSLKRGLDILTALNAYNGATLPFLAKSTGLNRGTVYRMLLTLQDEGFVRRDTEERYWLCGKVQALADGYHDEQWIDDIVRPAIKEVGQSLLWPVSLVTPSGLSMLVRITTDHDSPLAVHHVPTGWRNPIAGSASGQVYLAYCDDAQRETVLDLVCTSSKDPRDQVAQNRTQFDVIMKMVRHKGFAYANLQGREFAYALPVLTQNRYLASLVIRVLENALRPAEVIEKIIPKLKKTALQIGEEFSAMVS
- a CDS encoding NAD(P)H-binding protein, whose protein sequence is MAKLLVIGATGFIGRHVVAALLERRHTVVGLHRGKTPPSLASHPRFVSHRADVAKLKTADQWRDFLAGVDAVVHCTGLAKTPDTLLNACLERGVMRFVHVDGAPSALEDSLKTSDLNWVIVRPTLIYARSVFGGTFEGSSLLQTLAVGPGAALIPGSGEERYQPICMEDLVGIICELAEASSFSRKMIEPVGPNVLSLKEIILKLRQWLDIPGQKTFTVPRWMIKGSGLASIQQADPARPQNFKGLYAPAARSMDEVLAAQPSTAQEQQRARRGLRKPFFTIGLVVLWFVTLYLALTFRSIGTLSL